In Montipora foliosa isolate CH-2021 chromosome 9, ASM3666993v2, whole genome shotgun sequence, the DNA window CAAAGACGTGTAAAAATAATAACGCTACGCAGTTGCATTTCGCTTGGCAGGTGACATTTGGCATGTGATTGACACATTGTTGACAGGCCAAACTTAGAAGATATAAAAAGAGCTGTATACCTAAAGGAAAGGTAGTTAATTGAACGAGAAGCTATCTGTAAAAGTCGACCCGAGAGCACCAAAtagaaaagagaacaaaacgAAATTGTTGAGGTGTCTTTCGTTTTCCAAGATTACCTTTCAACAGTAAATAGTTCTCGAAATATCGCTGACATAGAAATAATGATAGGAAGCTCAaataagcaaggacgacgactaCGAGAACACAGCgaaacaataattttaatgagcaaaaacaatggccctACTTGCCCTGCAAGTgctttttacattttcagtGGAATATCCCTTTGCGCTTGTCGTCCTGGGGAAGATTGCTCGAAGCTTTGTTAGTGCTAATTGTTGgataagaggtatcaaaacctataggtttccatggtatttaacgctggttagccaACCATGCTGCGACCAACCCGGGCCGGGCAAGCATGACATCGAGGTGGAATTACCATATTTAAGGGTACGAGGTGGAACACCTGTCGATAATTTTaactttcaattttctctccaaggcacaaacatccacaccgttcatgccaatgTTACTACTTGAAATAATCCGAAATTATTTCAGACCCGAAAAAAGAAGATCTCACTGACACCAACAACTACAGAGCAATCTGTCTAACATTGCTGGTTACTAAAACCCTGAACAGGAAGATTCTCATTGGCGTTCAACCTGAGATTGAGAAAGTACTAATGCTAAGGAAGATCTTAGAGGGAGCTAGAACCTTCCTGCTGTCATTGTCTTTATTGATTTCAGGAAGGCCTTTGATTCTGTGGACAGAAAGTGCCTCATGAAGATTCTACAGGCCTATGGAGAGTATGGAATTCCTCAGAAGATTGTGGACCTCGTCTCTCTACTCTACACGAACACCAGAGTTCGCATCCTCACTGCAGATGGAAAGACAGATTTTTTCGAGATCGTTTGCAGGAGTACTCCAAGGCGATACCTTTGCATTCTACCTTTTCATCATTGTGGTGGATTACTGTAGGCGTCTTGTGATGGGAAAGCACCTTGACTCAGCCTTCCAAAGGTCAGCTCCAAAGTTGCACAGATCTAAAGGAGAATGAGGCTAGATGCACTTGTCCATGACTCCCGAGAATACTACCCAACTTTAACTATTGCAGTAACGGGTAATAGTAttcaataggtggttttcacgttcaGTCATTGCCACCAAATTggaggacgaaaacaaaagatctctcattttTAGCGCCTTTTGTTCGGCTGCCAGCCTTTGTACATTGTAGCATTGTtgtctgtgtctctagagattggttgcaaaccatttTCAGAATTACCCTAAAAAAATACCCCAAAAATATGAAAAGGCTGCCTTTCTCCAACTGATCGATCACTGAACATTTTGTATGCAACTCCTCTCTCTTTGACAACTCGTGAATGCCTTAATGTTCAATAACAGAAAAATCAATACCATGGAAGCAACGCTTGTCGGTATATATTTTTTCGGATTCACGACTGCTATACCCATCTTTTttgagttgttgtttttttttttcttggtgaGCTCTTTTAATGTTTTCAAACCATCAAAGATCATTCAGTGCCCACAATATGTCAGAAGTGAGATAATACTGACAAATTAATCAAGATAAACGTTTTTGGCAAATGTACGTAGGTGGTGGCGATCGATATGTAGCATTTTAAAGGTAACTTCAGCAAGTTCGTGGAATAGTAGACGCTGTAAATCCCGATGATCTATAGCAACcgataaaattaaatttaatcaataTATACATTGCATATCTTCCTATCACTTCAAATCTATCTCCTTTCCCTAAAACAGTTGTTATCATTTTGGAGTCCGGGTAGAAACGGCTTCTGCAATTAGCACCTAGTTAAGTTTCGAGATACGTACTTGCTCACCAAATGGAGAGAGTGTTATTTCCGGTTTTCGCGATTTTGGGATCAATTCCCCGCGCGGTTAGGAGACTCTTTGCTAAAGTTTGTTCAGTGCGAAGCAAGGAGGGAGACTGGGTTAAACACCGGCTTGACATAACAAGACTAAATACTTTCATCGCAATTTTGCAAAGAGCTATCCCTTTGACTGAAATAAAGTGAAGTGACCCTTAAACGTAATAGTTGTCTCTTATAGATATCGGAAAAAAATCAGGTGGCTTTAATGGGAACCCGTTAATTACCGGTCTCAGTCTTAGGCCTCGGGGAATGACGAAACAACAggactactaatattgacattaagggaaggctttagctcttgaatgaacaaagtctctttaattttgcagtgaaagtcagtttttccggacgctaaaatgtcaaagtgatccatttaatgtcgtggccagtggttttcgcatgatcagcaatggctcatgaatggtcacttttagctagggccttgaaatgttctgtttttctgtcgtggagtcttcgttttgttttgccaatgtagaattcatcgaAGTTCCAGCAGAcaattagtagtgagaagttattgctgttttagctattacttctctcattatgtctagacacgtactgctgcagatcatttttctcaatctaggttccagacccctattgtttacgatatatatatagttttcaaaaattgtaacggtcacttttgaaaatttatcatcgctgtttgtgttattttcttaatcaagctacgatggcctaagaacaagagttcaTATTCCCTTATTACATCCCTgtgcgggcaagatgaaccaaatcgcaagctgtgattggctacctgagcgggcaagatggagctatactacccgctcgggatttctcgcttggtcctgcaagatcaaagatcactttttttttggtgttttatctcATAAAATAAATCCTTTATCATGACCAAGCTttttcggtcaagatggctggataatGGCCTGGttcttttttgcatttttatggacctcgacctcttctcggtccataaacacgcaaaaaaagaacttggccaatatccagccatcttgacctcacgcttggtcaatagccaatatatacatgggtctcttccaataatattttttcaatgttGCCCAAAACTAGTTGGTGTGTTCACCTTGCttctatcttttttttaaagaaagacacctgattggtcaGTTGTAATGATGTTGTGAAATAACAGACTTAGCTGCTTTGCTGTTCTGCATGAtatgaaaaaaatggccgctTTGGTAGGTATCACGTTTGGTGACGAATTCGAAAAGTTTGACTTTGAGGGAAAAGTCCCATTCTCTCCTGACAACACATTGTGAAAAAGAATGTAGAAAAACATATAGAGGACTGACAAGGTAATAAGCATTGTACTCAGAGGCAGGTATTGGTCGCGTTGAAACTTTTATTTCCAATCAGCAGAATGTTTATTACAATCAAAAGAAGCCCCAACAAACAAAAGTCGCCATTATCCAAATTATGTATACGTAATTGTGAATTTAAAAGATTTATGTCCCTTTAAAGAGCTTTTGCCGGACTGAAGCTTTTATGTTGATATCTAAGCTTGAGGTTTAGGAACTTCCTCAACAAAGATTCGGGACACTGCATTCCAACCTGTGTGGGCATCAGCATTTCCATAGCTAGGACAATTGCCGACCCAGAATCCCACTCGCACCTTTCCCTTGTGAATGTTGTTGCAGTGcccttcaatatggcggacgcgGAGAGGTTCTTGACCCGCCAAGCGTAAGTACACAACACCATCAATAGGGAGGGGAGCCGAGCATTCAGCACCGTTGAAAGTGAAGTACCAGCGTTTACAGCAACTAGTGCAGCCATAAACTCGCAAAGTACCAGTCCAAGCCACATGAAGAGCTGTATCAGAGAAGTTCTTGGTGAACACGCAATCCTgggtaataaaaatcgtcttaTATTAAATGTATGAGCGGCCATAAAAGTAGAGATAATTCCAGCTCCCAGAAGTCGGTAATAAATCGCTAtactattatttttaattatcattCGATTATGACTATCAGTTGcactttaacaaattgatgtcagttttccatgtgtctgtcctgttattgatcataactttgtcaaagtagctgtgggtCCACGATGCGATAGCCGAGTAGATCCGCAGACTACTCagttgacaatgttatgacgaaattcattgtcaataacaggacagacgcatgaaaaactgaaatcaatttgttttttacaataacaaaaaggcagaggggtcaaaattaagtgaaaacacgagaagaacgcgagacaaaaatgcggaaACTTCAATTTCATGCAATATCTCGtcaatatcgcataaattataaatttatgtgtctgtccgcttattgacaataaaaattagccaatgagcgcgagagaattttgcagtaattgtaaaaaaaaataattatgcaaatcaataagaaaaaaatccagAAAAGATCAAATAAGGGATCACTAAATGAACCTTGAAGTGTAAGTTTTAGGAAAAGCATATCCTTCTAAATTTCAGGCAAAGTGAATCAAAGATTTTACCTCCaattgttttccctttttttctgtAGTAAATATTCAGCGCTTAAATctatccatttttttttatttaatagaaGAAATTAATATCTACTAAGCAGATTAATTTATCTGTTTACTACACGAGAAATGACCTCTTCCAGGAAATGACGTGCACATGTGTTTCACTTTCTCCAGCGACTGTTTACCAACGATATAAACATGTCTTCTCTTTTGCCTAAAAGATAATCTATTGCTAACCTTAATCAGGCCATGATCTTTGCCATCGCTAATTTTCCAGGCGCACTCCTTCCAGTTCTTAAAAGCCATCACACCTGGAGCTCCACTTGCACCACTCTCTCCTCGCTCTCCTTTTTGGCCGGGAGGGCCCTGGACACCGCGTTCTCCCTTTGCGCCATCCTTTCCATTTGCACCAGCAGGACCCACTACCCCACGAGGTCCCTGGGGTCCAGCCTTACCGGGTTGTCCTTGGTCTCCTTTGGCCCCTTCACGACCATCTCTTCCGTCACGGCCTGGTAACCCAGGTGACCCAGGCTTTCCATGCATTCCAGGAATGCCTCCATAGAAAAGGGAAGCAGGCTGTTcgtttaaaaggaaaaaaaaaaaggaagaaataaaTTCCCTGATTATTCACAGTTACGACTAAATCTAATTTCTAATCATTGAAAACGAGTGACACCTCCTCTTCACACTTACTGACAACCCACGCCCCACAGCGTCCCTTTCACCCTCCCCTCCCCATGGaaaacttcttttgttttgaggtgactcattaatttttatcaatGTATCCCTAATTGAGAAAACAAGTTATTTAGTTTTGTATCTACTGAACCAGTGGTTTACTTTTTGCTCACCGCATTGTTGGGTAGTTGGCTGCTCTTGTTGTTCGCTGCAGCAAAATAACTCAGGATCGCAAACACAAGTGAAAACACCAAGGCCGGGGTTGAATTACTTCGAAAATGAACCATTTCGTTTCGCTGGGATCTGTAACGAACACAATAAAGTAACAAAAATCAGTGACCTTTTTCCATGAAATAGGTGAGGACCttaataagttaaaattaaatgcgaagCTTTTGCTTTTCATTTAGATATTTCCACACCCCATCCCCAGGGGACAGTGTTAATCAACTCCGCTTTTTGTTTCGCTAAACATTAAGGCAAAAAATAATCGGTTGTCTATCAAAACACGAAATAGTTGCACCTGGATTTTTTCCCTTAGTTAGTTATCTCCGCCATTTATAATTCCAgaaattttcgctttttttaattaaccAAGCTACTGGTATAATCTCCTACTTCAGAGACAATGCGATCaaatttttttacataaaaagagaaaaatactgGCGTTTATTAGATGAACTTGTTTGACCAAAGTTTTCATGCAAATTAATCTGCCAGAACAATATCTACAGAAATGTTAGTTTCGTCTTTCTCTCAGCCGAGAAAAAGACGCTAAAAACCTTAATACTTTTACCGCCGTGGAATGAGAAAATGGGGGAGAAGACCATACCTGAATTCGCAAAGGAAACTCGCTTTGTGTTTGTTCAAGTTCCTGCGTAACAATTCCAAAGTCAGGAGTTGATAACAACATTTGTTGGAGAACGAATTTTATAATCTCTTCTGTTGACTTATCTTGTCACTTTTTCAAGTCCGCTAAATCATTAGTTGATAGAATATTAATAGTTATCCGTTACCATCAACGGAATTGTTTCAGCTGTCAAACaaaatgttaaatttcattcctgtttttttttgtttgcataacAGCTAAAGAATATTCCCCCTTCCTGTAATCATTTGTCTCACTTTACTCACTAACTGCAATAAAGTTACGACTACTTGCTTTTCCCCGTTGATTCATGGCCCTAGCTCATATCAGCGGAAAAAATCTCGGTCCGTTACTAACAATACAGACCTCGAATTCGGTTAGTACGACTGAGATATGTATTCTTCATGTATTCTCATCGATTGAGGCATAGTCGCATACCATCCATATGGGTAAAAGTGGGGAAACTGGTATACACGGGTAACCTTAGTTTGATTTAACCAATGGCAACTTGATTATTTTAGCTCTCAGAAATCGATAGTATCCTCTTCCCGTCCAACTATTAATTTCCTACCTTGAATTTGTTAGCTGAACTTTGAGtgcgaaaaattgcaaaaataaacCTACTGAAAAGTACTAAGTTTCTTTTACCGAGAGCTAAATTGGCAAATAACTGACCCACGTCTTCAATAAGTGACTGATGTCAGAAAGGACTGTATTTCCCCTCCTGCGAATCGTTTAGAAAACATTTCAGGTAGGAATCTCCAGTGTTTTTGGCAACGAAAATTCTCGACAGTTTGGCCGCTACTGAACGAATATTTATATCTCAGCGCCTTGTTGAATGCACATACTGAATTTATAAGTACAGCCTTGAAGTGCTCGCACTAGATTCGTATGCCTTCACTTTCATTGCTCCGAAAGAGGTTGAAATGTTACAGAGAAATCAATAAATTTAATGACCATATCCGATCAAAAAAGGTGGCATCTAATAACTAACTTCCCATATTAGCCGCTTTACCTCGTCAGTTGCCAAACGAGTCGAGGCAGTTAAGTAAACGAGATACCAAATTAGAGGTCATTAAATAGTGCTACTGAGAACTTGTGATCACTCACCGTCTATCTGTTTCTCTTACTCTTGTTTTTGGACAGTCTAATTCGCGTCCTCCGACATGGACAGTGTTacattcttttcaaatttgtaaatttcatgatCGCTTTGTAATCTTCACACAATAtttttttccgaatttaattTGTATCACCTTTCATTTCGCTTTCACCCATTGAAGGCCGTAGGTCCGTCCTGGCAGTCGAAAGCTGGTGGTTcctttttaaccagagaacgttttattattatgtttaattAAGTTTGCTGTTAACAAAAAACCCACTTGTCGATAAGGTTGGACTGTTTAAAGAGTATTCGACAATGCCGGATTTGTGTCGCTGTATAAGTTTTGAAATAAGAAATTTTCATATATTCACGGTCACCTTAAGGTACCGTTGGAATTGTTTGTTCTTCAAGTGGCAAACGAGGTACATGTCCCTTTCTTATGTAGCTTTAACACTACTTTAATACGAGGTAAGAGGAAATTTATctcatttaattatttaattttttaatatctTTGGTATAACTGAAGCGCTCTGGAAAAATCGGTGACACTAATTCTAATTGC includes these proteins:
- the LOC137969995 gene encoding collagen triple helix repeat-containing protein 1-like, coding for MKSAMRISVEVVSCLVGLRGVIQSGHVRSQRNEMVHFRSNSTPALVFSLVFAILSYFAAANNKSSQLPNNAPASLFYGGIPGMHGKPGSPGLPGRDGRDGREGAKGDQGQPGKAGPQGPRGVVGPAGANGKDGAKGERGVQGPPGQKGERGESGASGAPGVMAFKNWKECAWKISDGKDHGLIKDCVFTKNFSDTALHVAWTGTLRVYGCTSCCKRWYFTFNGAECSAPLPIDGVVYLRLAGQEPLRVRHIEGHCNNIHKGKVRVGFWVGNCPSYGNADAHTGWNAVSRIFVEEVPKPQA